The DNA sequence GGCCCTGCTGGAGGCCAACCGGGCCGAGCTGCCGGCGCTGCTCATCGTCTCCAAGGTGGTGCTGGCCGACGGCCCGCCCGGCGTGGTGGTGTCGCTGGCGCCCGGCCAGAAGTGCGCCCGCTGCTGGGTGCAGGCCGAGGACGTGGGGGCCAGCGCCGAGCACCCCACCATCTGCGGCAAGTGCCTGGCGGCGCTGGCGTGAGCGGAGGCGGCATGTCGAGGTGGCGGCTGCTGGTGGTGATCCTGGTGACCGGCCTGCTGGCCGACCAGGCCAGCAAGTTCCTGGCGGTGGACCGGCTCACCACCGCGCTCGATCGGACCGGCGCCGGGCTGACCGACCGGGTGAAGGGCTTCTACGCGCTGCAGCACCTGGAGCGGTACGCCACCGACCCGCACGTGGTCTGGGCGCCCATGTGGCGCATGCGCTACGTGGAGAACCCCGGGGCCGCCTGGGGCTTCCTCCGCGACATGGACCTGCGCACCCGCACCCTCTTCTTCGGGGCGGTGGTGCTGGCGGCCACGGCCTTCATCCTGCTCTACGTGAAGCGCCTGCCGGCGGGGCAGCGGCTGCAGCAGGCGGCGCTCTCCCTGGTGCTCTCCGGGGCCTGGGGCAACTACGTCGACCGGCTGGCCCGCGGCTACGTGGTGGACTTCGTGGACTGGCACTGGTGGCGCCGGCCGGACCTCGCCTGGCCCACCTTCAACGTGGCCGACTCGCTGATCGTGGTGGGGGTGGCGCTGCTGCTGCTCTTCCCCGGCCCGAAGCCGGAGGCCCCGGCCGCCCGGGAATGAACCCGGGCCCCCGCGCCTTCTCTCCCCCGAAGGATCACGATGCTCCCCGTCCTCTTCTCGATCGTCATCCCGGCCTGGCTGGCCAAGCCGGCGGTGGGCCTGGCCGTGCTGGTGCTGGTGGTGGGCCGCGCCCTGGCCTACCTGCGCCGGGCCAAGGCCGACGGCCACCCGGTCTCCTTCCTGCAGGCCCTCAAGGACGACGCCTGGGTCATCGCGGCCCTGGTGGCGGCGGGGCTCGGGCTCTGGCGGGGTGGCCTGCTCGACCGTGAGCTGCGCCTGCCGCTGCACACCTACGGCCTGCTGATCGCCACCGGCTTCATCGTGGGCATCGGCCTGGCGCAGCGCGAGGCCAGGCGGCGCGGCCAGGACCCCGAGCGGATCGCCGACCTCTCCTTCTGGATCCTGGTGGCGGCGCTGGTGGGCAGCCGCGTCTACTTCATCCTGGTCAACTGGCGCGACTACTTCGAGGCCGGCACCTTCCTGGTGGCGACGCCCCTCGGGCGCATCCCGCGGGTGCTGGCCATCTGGGAGGGCGGGCTGGTCTTCTACGGCGGCTTCCTGGGGGCGGCGGCGGCGGCCTGGCTCTACCTGCGCAAGCACCGGATGGACTTCCTGGCGCACGCCGACACCCTCATCCCCAGCGTGGCCATCGGCCACTTCTTCGGGCGGCTCGGCTGCTTCGGGGCCGGCTGCTGCTGGGGCGACGTGGCGCACGCCCACCTGCCGTGGCTGGCCGAGTTCCCGCCCGAGTCGCTGGCCTTCCAGACCTTCGCCGGCCGCCCCGATCCGGCCGCCTTCCTGGCGGCCGACCGCCTGCACACCCTGCCGCTGCACCCGACGCAGCTCTACGAGTCGTTCGGCGAGCTGGGGCTGTTCCTCCTGCTGGTGCTCTGGGTGCGGCCGCGCAAGCGCTTCCACGGCGAGGTGCTGGCCACCTGGCTGATGGCCTACGCGGTGCTGCGCACCGTGGTGGAGGCCTTCCGCGGCGACGTGGAGCGCGGCGTGGTGCTCGGGCTGGGCGTCGGGCAGTGGACCTCGATCGTGATCTTCGCCGCCGGCGCCGCCGTGTTCGCGACCGGCTGGCGCAAGCGCCAGGCGCGCCTGGCCGCCGAGGCCACCTGAGCGGCCGGCGCGGCCCGGCCGGCGCGTTGCTCCAGCCCTGACCGGCCGATAGACTCGCCCGGTGGCCGCCCCCCCGCCCAGAGCACCGCCGCTCGATCCCAAGGCCCCCCAGGACTCGTCCGGGCGCGCCCGCAGCGCGGGCGACGAGCTGGTCGAGGCCTGCACGGCCCTGGAGGCCGAGGTCGAGGAGCTGAAGGCCAAGTACGAGATGTACTTCCTGGGCGTGGAGCTCCGGGAGCCGGCCAAGTGGCGCGAGGAGGTGCGCAAGCGGGTGCTGCGCCTCAAGGAGCAGTTCACGCGCAACACCGGCCTGCGCTTCCGGGTGCAGTCGCTGCACGCCCGCTTCATCTCCTACGAGCGGCTCTGGCTGCGCAGCGCGCGCGAGCGCGAGGAGGGCACCTACCGGCGCGACCTCTTCAAGGCCAGGCTGCACGCCCGCGGGCGGGCCGGTGCCGAGGCGGCGCGGGGCGCGCCCAGGGCGAAGGCCGGCGCGACCGGGCTCGAGCAGCACGCCGGCGAGGACGTGGACCTCTCCGACTTCGGCGACGCGCCGGCGGCCGCCAGCGGAGCGGGGCTCCAGGCCGGGCCGACGTCGCCGCCCCCCCCGGCGCCCGCAGCTGCGCTGCCCGGCGGCGCGGTCACCCCACGCCCGCCGCGCCCCGCGCCCGGCCGGGCCGGGGGTGTCACCACCGGTGAAGCCCGCGGCCCCGGCCTCGGCCTCCCCGCCGGCGCGACCCGCCGCGCAGGCCCCCTCGCCCGCCGCGGCCGGCCGCCTCGGCGAGGCCCAGCTGCGCGAGCTCTACGACGCCTACATCTCTGCCAAGAAGCGCTGCAACGAGGACACCTCGCGGCTCACCTACGACGCCGTCTCGCGCAGCGTCACCAAGCAGATCCCCGAGATCATGAGGCAGCACGACGCCAGCGCCGTGGAGTTCAAGGTGGTCATCAAGGACGGCAAGGCCAAGCTCACCGCGGTGCCGCGCAAGGGCTGAGCGCGCCCGCGGGCGTGCTCGCCTCGACCGGCGCGTGCCGCGCCCCGGTGACAAGTAAACGTTCGGTCCCAGTCACGCTGGGTGCTTCTCGGGGCGGTGCCTCCACCCGGGTGATGCGCCACGCCACGCCCCTCCGCAGGTCTCGACTCGCCAGCGGCGGTGGCGGGAGGTGGCGATGGGCCAGGGGACCGGGACGATGGAGCCGGGAGCGGCTGCGGGCGGCGGCGAGGCCGGACGCACGCTGCGGTCCGTCGCGGCCCCGGCCGTGGCGGGCGGGCTGGCGGCGGCGGCGCTGGTGGCGCTGGTGGCCACCGGGGTGCACCTCTCGGCGACGCGCGACGGCAGGGCGAAGGCCAGGGCCACGGGCGAGGCGCAGCAGGCCGCGCTGCGCGGGTCGCTCGACGACCTGCAGGCGCGGCTGCTGGTGGGGCAGGCGCGGGTGCGCCACTGGGAGGAGCAGCGCCAGCGGCACGCCGGGGTGACCGCGCTGGCCTGCGCCGGGAACGCCTGGCACGCCGACGAC is a window from the Anaeromyxobacter sp. genome containing:
- the lspA gene encoding signal peptidase II; translated protein: MSRWRLLVVILVTGLLADQASKFLAVDRLTTALDRTGAGLTDRVKGFYALQHLERYATDPHVVWAPMWRMRYVENPGAAWGFLRDMDLRTRTLFFGAVVLAATAFILLYVKRLPAGQRLQQAALSLVLSGAWGNYVDRLARGYVVDFVDWHWWRRPDLAWPTFNVADSLIVVGVALLLLFPGPKPEAPAARE
- the lgt gene encoding prolipoprotein diacylglyceryl transferase; amino-acid sequence: MLDRELRLPLHTYGLLIATGFIVGIGLAQREARRRGQDPERIADLSFWILVAALVGSRVYFILVNWRDYFEAGTFLVATPLGRIPRVLAIWEGGLVFYGGFLGAAAAAWLYLRKHRMDFLAHADTLIPSVAIGHFFGRLGCFGAGCCWGDVAHAHLPWLAEFPPESLAFQTFAGRPDPAAFLAADRLHTLPLHPTQLYESFGELGLFLLLVLWVRPRKRFHGEVLATWLMAYAVLRTVVEAFRGDVERGVVLGLGVGQWTSIVIFAAGAAVFATGWRKRQARLAAEAT